A portion of the Homalodisca vitripennis isolate AUS2020 chromosome 2, UT_GWSS_2.1, whole genome shotgun sequence genome contains these proteins:
- the LOC124355009 gene encoding actin-related protein 2/3 complex subunit 4 isoform X2 produces MSATLRPYLTAVRHSLTAAMCLENFSSQEVERHNKPEVEVRSNKELLLNPIVISRNEREKVLIEGSINSVRISIAVKQADEIERILCKKFMRFMMMRAESFIVIRRKAVQGYDISFLITNCHTEQMYKHKLVDFVVHFMEEIDKEISEMKLAVNARARICAEEFLKRF; encoded by the coding sequence ATGTCTGCCACACTGCGTCCATATCTGACTGCTGTGAGACACAGTCTGACAGCAGCCATGTGTCTGGAGAACTTCTCATCACAGGAGGTGGAGCGTCACAATAAGCCCGAGGTGGAGGTCAGATCCAATAAGGAATTGCTGCTCAACCCGATCGTCATCAGTCGCAATGAAAGGGAGAAAGTGTTGATCGAGGGCTCTATCAACTCGGTGCGCATCAGCATTGCCGTCAAACAGGCAGATGAGATAGAGCGAATCCTGTGCAAGAAGTTCATGCGGTTCATGATGATGCGGGCAGAGAGTTTTATCGTGATCAGACGCAAGGCTGTACAAGGCTATGACATCAGCTTTCTCATCACTAACTGTCACACAGAACAAATGTACAAGCACAAGTTAGTTGATTTCGTTGTGCACTTTATGGAAGAAATAGATAAGGAAATAAGTGAAATGAAACTGGCTGTCAATGCCAGGGCAAGAATATGTGCTGAGgagtttttgaaaagattttaa